Proteins from a genomic interval of Bacteroidota bacterium:
- a CDS encoding UDP-3-O-(3-hydroxymyristoyl)glucosamine N-acyltransferase produces the protein MKITPPLTLKQAAILIGAEYKGDPDHLITGINEIHMVEAGDLTFVDHPKYYSKALQSRATTIVINKNVTLPDGKGLLICEDPFASYVFLAKKFRPFNGCDRTISEKAEIGEGTVIQPGAFIGNYVKIGKDCIIHSNVSIYDHCEIGDRVVIHANSVIGADAYYYQRKPEGYRKLESCGRVVIEDDVEIGALCSIDKGVSGDTCIGKGTKFDNHVQVGHDTQIGRNCLIGAHSAIAGATTIEDDVILWAMVAINKNIVIGKGAVLLATTGTEKSLEGGKVYFGIPADEVRKKWREIALLKKLPEIYKKLNL, from the coding sequence ATGAAGATAACTCCTCCCCTAACGCTTAAGCAAGCTGCAATTCTTATTGGTGCAGAATATAAAGGTGATCCGGATCATTTGATAACCGGCATTAACGAAATTCATATGGTTGAAGCCGGGGATCTCACTTTTGTAGACCATCCGAAATATTATTCTAAAGCATTGCAGTCAAGGGCTACGACAATAGTCATCAATAAGAATGTTACGCTACCTGATGGCAAAGGATTGCTCATTTGCGAAGATCCTTTTGCCTCGTATGTTTTTCTTGCGAAAAAATTCCGGCCTTTCAATGGATGCGATCGTACCATCAGTGAGAAGGCAGAAATTGGTGAAGGCACAGTTATTCAGCCGGGTGCATTCATTGGTAATTATGTAAAAATTGGCAAAGACTGCATCATCCACTCTAATGTCAGCATTTATGATCATTGCGAGATAGGCGATCGGGTTGTCATTCATGCCAACTCGGTCATAGGTGCTGATGCGTATTATTACCAGAGAAAACCGGAAGGTTACAGAAAACTGGAATCGTGCGGAAGGGTGGTCATTGAGGATGATGTTGAAATAGGTGCCCTGTGTTCCATCGATAAAGGCGTTTCAGGTGATACATGCATTGGAAAGGGCACAAAATTCGACAATCATGTCCAGGTAGGACATGACACACAGATTGGCCGGAATTGCCTCATCGGCGCCCACTCGGCTATTGCAGGTGCGACCACAATTGAGGATGATGTCATACTTTGGGCTATGGTGGCTATCAATAAAAACATAGTTATTGGCAAAGGTGCAGTTCTTTTAGCGACAACCGGCACAGAAAAGTCGCTTGAGGGAGGCAAGGTATATTTCGGTATCCCCGCTGATGAAGTCCGCAAAAAATGGCGTGAAATCGCTCTACTTAAAAAATTACCGGAAATCTATAAAAAACTGAATCTGTAA
- a CDS encoding O-antigen ligase family protein has translation MIEKIKLKWVYIFSILFVMLNVVLILKEYFFISILIPVAIIIGILYIFFLDKLIFLIVFLTPVAINVRNIDMGLGISLPTEPLLFGVLILFILRGLYKNNFDSKVLKHPVSIFILISLVWIFLTSLTSEIRLVSFKFLIARLWFIIPIYFIGIQLFRKFGNIKTFSWVYVIPLLGIIAYTVRNHALQGFDEEAGHWVMTPFYNDHTAWGAILTIFIPVFIGFSFNRQSSKTLRLVALLITVILLVALYLSFSRAAWISLAVAALLYLIIVFRIKFRWILLTVALLVGIFFTFKWQILDALEKNKQDTSTNFIEHVQSIVNISSDASNLERINRWQSAIRMFHERPFFGWGPGTYQFLYAPFQRTKEKTIISTNFGDLGNAHSEYIGPLAESGVIGMLTMVGIVISFFITGLRIYKKAQSREVKMLSLVTVLSLSTYFVHGLLNNFLDTDKLSIPVWGFIAILVALDVYHLDRKDEARAGIQQVDADYPHDNDRPKTG, from the coding sequence TTGATAGAAAAAATCAAATTAAAATGGGTTTATATTTTCAGCATACTTTTCGTCATGCTGAATGTGGTATTGATCCTGAAGGAATATTTTTTCATTTCTATTCTGATTCCTGTTGCCATCATCATTGGCATTCTGTATATTTTTTTTCTGGATAAGCTGATTTTTTTGATTGTTTTTCTAACCCCCGTTGCTATCAATGTACGAAATATTGATATGGGACTCGGCATCTCCCTGCCGACAGAACCTTTGCTCTTCGGTGTGCTCATTCTATTTATCCTGAGGGGTTTATATAAAAATAATTTTGATAGCAAGGTACTTAAACATCCGGTTTCCATCTTCATTTTAATCAGTCTTGTCTGGATTTTTCTTACCAGCCTTACCAGTGAAATAAGGTTGGTGTCCTTTAAGTTTCTTATCGCTCGTCTCTGGTTTATTATTCCGATTTATTTCATTGGCATACAGTTATTCAGGAAATTTGGCAATATTAAAACGTTTAGTTGGGTTTATGTGATTCCTCTCCTCGGTATTATTGCATATACCGTTCGCAACCATGCTTTGCAGGGTTTTGATGAAGAAGCCGGTCATTGGGTGATGACACCGTTTTACAATGACCATACGGCCTGGGGTGCTATTCTTACTATTTTTATTCCTGTTTTTATCGGATTCTCGTTTAATAGGCAATCCTCTAAAACGCTCCGACTTGTAGCTTTGCTGATTACGGTCATATTACTCGTTGCTCTGTACCTTTCTTTTAGCCGTGCTGCATGGATAAGCCTTGCTGTGGCTGCCCTGTTATACCTTATTATCGTTTTCCGGATTAAATTTCGCTGGATATTGCTGACTGTCGCTTTGCTGGTTGGTATCTTCTTTACATTTAAATGGCAAATTCTTGATGCCCTTGAGAAAAACAAGCAGGATACATCAACCAATTTTATAGAACATGTTCAATCCATTGTCAATATATCTTCCGATGCTTCAAATCTGGAAAGAATAAACCGCTGGCAGTCTGCCATCCGGATGTTCCATGAGCGGCCTTTCTTTGGATGGGGACCGGGCACTTACCAGTTCTTGTATGCACCATTTCAAAGAACAAAAGAGAAGACCATTATAAGTACCAATTTCGGAGATCTTGGCAATGCGCATAGTGAATATATTGGACCCCTTGCCGAATCGGGCGTGATCGGCATGCTTACCATGGTGGGTATAGTTATTTCATTTTTTATCACCGGCCTCAGGATTTACAAAAAAGCTCAATCAAGAGAAGTAAAAATGCTGAGTCTTGTCACAGTACTCAGTCTTTCAACATATTTTGTGCACGGATTACTGAATAACTTCCTCGATACGGACAAATTATCGATACCGGTCTGGGGATTTATCGCCATTCTTGTTGCATTGGATGTCTATCACCTCGATAGAAAAGATGAGGCACGGGCTGGCATTCAACAGGTAGATGCTGATTATCCCCATGACAATGACCGGCCAAAGACAGGGTAG
- a CDS encoding Wzz/FepE/Etk N-terminal domain-containing protein yields MAEKFTEEKDFDSSNFILFLIVWRKPVLIISILAFVLSVIFSSPWFITPLYKSTVVMYPTSVSSISKALLSETYGGKEDILAFGEDEQTEQMLQILNSNRIRDRIIQKFDLMKHYNIDPNSRFKLTKLYDQYESNITYRRTEYNAVKIIVLDKDPQLAANIANDISNLLDSVKIDMQKQRAIKGFKIVKAEYLQRMDEIQQMEDSLTELRKKGVHDYETQAEMINQQLAIEIAKNNTSGIRALERKLDTLAKYGGPYVSLRDALEHEKKQFSVLKTKYEEAKVDAEEELPQKFVVSSAYSAEKKSYPLRWLIVLVSTVSAFLVTLLVIITIDNVTKGKLFDSKKKSLSYNLNFWPNFQTLFLPGNVKTNIKETNKAGENKSRVADEKKTKTYNEEKTRIIKEETTGSTNGKNTEITEKKENQTTNITFDMENILNNINLLRIVFKWKWHIIILCVLAGLLAAIFSGPFFIKPRFKSVAVVYPSNIAPYSDESETEQMIQWFNSKDIKDSVIKKFNLAKHYRIDSSYKYFYSTMMYKYGKNVKINKTMYESVEIEVMDSDPRMAYDIVNAILDFYNLKIRKIHRDKYNEVVTIAKQMLDMTKNELDTVERNLYDLRTRYQIVDYANQTREVARGYLRTVDGTDAAKNINFTEVAKLKKAIEEKGGVFIYNNTRMYDLLRLYSIFQEEYDRAYYNATKEFTYTNIVSPPVIADKKSYPVRWLMVFYSVTVTLLLSLIIIVIVENRHYYQVKTSDTRASAPPGNQA; encoded by the coding sequence ATGGCTGAAAAATTTACTGAGGAAAAAGATTTTGATTCATCGAATTTTATTCTGTTTCTGATTGTATGGCGGAAACCTGTCCTAATCATCTCAATTTTGGCTTTTGTGCTCTCTGTTATTTTTTCTTCACCATGGTTTATAACTCCTTTGTACAAATCAACAGTGGTGATGTATCCCACCTCTGTCAGTTCTATTTCAAAAGCTCTTTTAAGTGAAACATATGGAGGTAAAGAGGATATTCTAGCCTTCGGTGAGGATGAACAAACTGAACAAATGCTGCAGATTTTGAACTCGAATCGCATAAGGGACCGCATCATCCAGAAATTTGATCTGATGAAGCATTATAATATTGATCCCAATTCAAGATTTAAGCTTACAAAACTTTACGATCAATATGAAAGCAATATAACATACCGCCGCACGGAATATAATGCTGTGAAAATTATTGTTTTGGATAAAGATCCTCAATTAGCTGCAAACATTGCCAATGATATCTCCAATCTTCTTGACTCGGTAAAGATCGACATGCAGAAGCAGCGTGCCATCAAAGGATTTAAGATCGTCAAAGCCGAGTATTTGCAGAGGATGGATGAAATTCAACAGATGGAGGATTCACTCACTGAACTGAGGAAAAAAGGTGTTCATGACTATGAAACACAGGCTGAGATGATAAACCAGCAATTGGCTATCGAGATTGCTAAAAATAACACTTCCGGCATCAGGGCACTTGAAAGGAAACTGGATACTTTGGCCAAATATGGCGGACCCTATGTTTCATTGAGGGATGCTTTGGAACATGAGAAAAAACAGTTTAGCGTTCTGAAGACAAAATATGAAGAGGCTAAGGTCGACGCTGAAGAGGAACTTCCCCAGAAATTCGTTGTCAGTAGCGCATATTCAGCCGAAAAAAAATCATACCCCTTACGATGGCTTATTGTCTTGGTTTCGACTGTTTCAGCATTTCTGGTGACCCTGCTCGTCATTATCACCATTGATAATGTCACCAAGGGGAAACTATTTGATTCTAAAAAAAAAAGTCTGAGTTACAACCTTAATTTCTGGCCGAATTTTCAAACTCTTTTTCTGCCGGGAAATGTCAAGACAAATATTAAAGAGACTAATAAAGCGGGTGAGAATAAATCCAGAGTAGCTGATGAAAAAAAGACAAAAACTTATAATGAAGAAAAGACCAGAATAATCAAAGAAGAAACAACTGGATCGACGAATGGAAAGAATACAGAAATAACAGAAAAAAAAGAAAATCAAACTACCAATATCACATTTGACATGGAGAATATCTTAAACAATATCAACCTGCTGCGAATCGTATTCAAATGGAAGTGGCATATAATCATACTCTGTGTTTTGGCGGGGTTACTGGCGGCCATCTTTTCGGGTCCATTCTTTATTAAGCCCAGATTTAAATCGGTAGCTGTTGTTTATCCTTCGAATATTGCCCCATATTCTGATGAAAGCGAAACAGAGCAGATGATTCAATGGTTTAATTCTAAAGATATTAAAGACAGTGTCATTAAAAAGTTTAACCTGGCAAAACATTACAGGATTGATTCCAGCTATAAGTACTTCTATTCTACGATGATGTACAAGTACGGCAAAAATGTCAAGATAAATAAAACAATGTACGAATCGGTCGAAATTGAAGTCATGGATTCTGATCCCAGGATGGCTTATGATATTGTAAATGCAATTTTAGATTTCTATAATCTGAAGATAAGAAAGATTCACCGTGATAAGTACAACGAGGTGGTGACCATAGCAAAGCAAATGCTCGACATGACAAAGAATGAGCTGGATACTGTCGAAAGGAATCTTTATGACCTGAGAACACGGTACCAGATTGTTGATTATGCCAATCAAACGCGGGAAGTAGCCCGGGGATATCTTAGAACTGTTGACGGAACAGATGCTGCAAAAAATATCAACTTTACCGAAGTGGCTAAACTTAAAAAAGCCATTGAAGAGAAAGGTGGGGTATTTATTTACAATAACACACGCATGTATGATCTACTCAGGCTTTATTCCATTTTTCAGGAAGAGTATGACAGAGCCTATTACAATGCGACAAAGGAATTTACATATACAAATATTGTTTCACCGCCTGTCATTGCAGATAAAAAATCATATCCTGTGCGCTGGCTGATGGTTTTCTATTCCGTAACCGTCACTCTTCTACTTTCCCTGATTATAATTGTAATCGTCGAGAACAGGCACTATTACCAGGTGAAAACCTCTGATACCAGAGCTTCTGCACCTCCGGGCAATCAGGCATAG
- a CDS encoding polysaccharide biosynthesis C-terminal domain-containing protein, whose protein sequence is MQKKFITNLGLILLLNFLVKPFWIFGIDLTVQNLLSTDYGFYFAVFNFSFLFNMLLDLGITNFNNRNIAQNSQLLNKHFSRIMVLKLLLAVVYLVVTFGIALIIGYHGRQLKFLLLLGANQFLISLIFYLRSNISGLLLFKTDSFLSVLDRILMIIFCSLLLWGNITSEPFRIEWFIYIQTLAYSLTALTALGIVIKKSAFKRLSWNRPFFIMIIKKSFPFALLVLLMTFYNRIDSVLIERLLPDAKGAEQVTVYASAFRLLDATNMIAFLFSVLLIPIFSRMIKNRESVEEMVRLSFTLLITIAIIVAAGSFFFSHELMNLLYREHIDESSGVFRLLMLGFVAISTTYVFGSLLTANGSLMQLNIIAACSMIISLTLNIILIPRLQAIGSAYASIITQYLSAVVQIIVAQYLFRFRINIRYLSTLGIFVLGVIGINLLTHRLGYSWLINFSIMLVGSFVFAALLRLLSVRSLINILKHG, encoded by the coding sequence ATGCAAAAGAAATTCATTACAAATCTCGGACTGATATTATTACTCAATTTCCTGGTTAAACCATTCTGGATATTTGGTATTGACTTAACTGTCCAGAATTTGCTCAGTACGGATTATGGTTTTTATTTCGCTGTGTTCAATTTTTCTTTTCTTTTCAATATGCTCCTTGACCTGGGCATAACCAATTTTAATAATAGAAACATCGCCCAGAACAGCCAACTCCTCAATAAACATTTTTCCAGAATAATGGTACTTAAACTCTTGTTGGCTGTTGTGTATTTAGTTGTGACTTTTGGTATTGCCCTTATTATTGGGTACCATGGACGCCAGCTTAAATTTTTATTGTTGTTGGGAGCTAATCAATTCCTGATTTCTTTGATTTTTTATCTCCGTTCAAATATTTCCGGATTATTACTTTTTAAGACCGATAGCTTCCTGTCGGTGCTTGATAGGATTTTGATGATTATTTTTTGCTCCCTGTTGCTTTGGGGGAATATAACAAGTGAACCTTTTCGCATCGAATGGTTCATTTACATACAGACTCTGGCATATAGTCTTACTGCCCTTACAGCTCTTGGTATCGTTATTAAAAAATCGGCATTTAAAAGGTTATCATGGAACCGGCCTTTTTTTATAATGATTATCAAGAAAAGCTTTCCATTTGCTCTTCTGGTATTGCTTATGACGTTTTATAACCGGATTGATTCGGTATTGATTGAGAGGTTATTACCGGATGCAAAAGGCGCAGAGCAGGTCACGGTTTACGCCTCAGCCTTCCGGTTACTGGATGCAACTAACATGATTGCCTTTCTATTCTCCGTATTGCTGATACCCATTTTTTCACGTATGATAAAAAACAGGGAATCTGTCGAAGAAATGGTCAGGCTGTCATTCACACTTCTGATTACAATTGCCATCATTGTTGCTGCTGGTTCCTTCTTTTTCAGCCATGAACTGATGAATCTGCTGTACCGTGAGCATATCGATGAATCATCGGGTGTTTTCAGGTTGCTGATGCTGGGCTTTGTGGCTATCTCTACAACTTATGTTTTTGGTTCTTTACTTACTGCTAATGGCAGTCTGATGCAGCTGAACATCATCGCGGCATGCAGCATGATCATCAGCCTGACGCTTAATATAATCCTTATCCCAAGGCTTCAGGCTATCGGATCAGCTTATGCCAGCATCATCACCCAGTATCTGTCAGCAGTTGTCCAGATTATTGTTGCACAATACCTGTTCAGGTTCCGGATCAACATCCGGTATCTGTCGACCCTTGGAATTTTTGTACTTGGTGTTATTGGTATAAATTTGTTGACACACCGGCTTGGTTATTCCTGGTTAATTAATTTTAGCATTATGCTGGTGGGATCTTTCGTGTTTGCAGCACTTCTCCGCTTATTGAGTGTCCGCAGTCTGATTAATATTTTAAAGCACGGCTAA